The genomic segment TTAACGGCAGAAAATCGAGTTTTTTTAGGGCGACTGCCGCGGACAATCTCAAAAGTAGTTGAATCACGGCGCATCCTGTTCACGCATTATGCCTATCGGGACGTGCGGGCAATGATTGGAGAAGAACCGCTTCGTTCGACGATTGATGGTAATAAAGAAACACTTCCGCAGTTATTTGCTGATACGAGTGCTACCCTGATTTGTTTTGGGCATCACCATCCGCGACAGTTCGTTCAAGTAAACGGAACGACATATGTGAATCCGGGAGCGTTAGGGTGCCAACCGGAGGCAATCGCACCATTTGCGGTCGTGTCAGGAGATAGTGAGAACTGGGACGTAGAATTTATGGATGTACCGTATGATGACGCGGCGTACCTCGAATCATTTAATGCGTCAGACATGCCGTCAAAAGAGTTGTTACGGAAATTGTTTTTAGGGGGAAGAAGTTGAAGTCGATAAAAGAGAGGGCGCCGAGAAAGACGACGCCGCTTTAATTTACGAAATAAAAAATCTTACGATGTACGTGATGATGAGGATGAAGAAGAGAACGAGCCCGATATTTCGTTTGAGGCGGTTGCGTTTCCAATGAAAGAGTAGTGACAGGATCGGGGCAATCAGAAAGCCTGCGAACAGTGCGACTAGCGTCAAGATGAAAAACAGGAAGTCCGACGAGTTGCTGGTTGCCGTATAGGATTTCCACATATCAATCAGTGAAATGATGACGTAGACAAGCAGAATCAAGAGATAAAGCGGGAGAAGCATATACGGTTGCATACAGGGTAACACTCCATTCAAGCAAGATAGTTTAAGTATACGATTAAATCAAAAATAAATGTTTCGGAAAAAGGAATTACTGATTCATTTTGAATCAGGCGAATCGATATAAGAATAGGCGGAATTGGGTGAAGAAGCTGTATCGTGATTTTTTTCTTGTTCTGAAGGATGAAAAAGATATTCCGCCTAGTCAAACAGTATGTCACTTAGAAGAGTGAACACAGACAAAAAAAGAATGACTCTTCCTTAACAGGAGAAGTCATTCTTTTTGATTACAGTAGCTTGAGCATCGCTTGACTGATGATTTTTAGGTCAAGTTCATCGCCGATCAATGGCCATTCGGCAATCAAAGCGATATACGTTCGAAACAGTAGAAACGCTGTTACATCAATCGGGATTCCAGAGGAACTGACATCTAGCCCGAGGCGTGTTTCGAGTAAGTTTTTAATATAGTCAACAACATGTTTTTCAATGCGGGTCCGTAACTCCTGCATCTCTTGTAGCTTTAAGTTGTGCGTCTCTTCTGTAATTTTTAAGATGAATAAATGTTGCTGTTGATGATTAACAATTGCATCAATCATCGCCTGTTTATTGGCTTCCACGCTTGCACCTTCGACGTAAGCATTCTCAGCTTCCGTTCGCATCTCTTGTAACACGAAGGTTACGAGAGATTCAAACAAATCAAGCTTACTTTCGAACAGCTGATAAACAGTTGGTTTTCCAACATGGGCCCGCTTTGCAACACGTTCAATCGTTGTTCCCTTATAACCGAGCTCAGAGAAACAATCCATTGCCGCATTTAAGATGACTTGTTCTTTTTCAAGCTGCGTCATGTGCTTTTCTCGCTTTCGTCGAAAGCAAAATACGTTTAGCACTTAAAGCACCTACGAAGACAAGGACTAACGCTCCGGCTAGAATCGATCCGAGGACTAGACTATTAGAAGCAAGGGCATCTGTGACACCGAGTCCAAGTGCTTCACGGAACCCACTGACTGAATACGTCATCGGTAGGAACGGGTGAATATACTGGAAGAAGCTTGGTGTCATTTCGACTGGGAACGTACCACCACTACCACCGATTTGGAGGAGTAATAGCAGGAACGCGGCGAATTGTCCAACGCGGCCAAATAACATCGTCAGAGCGAATAGCAAGGTAATGAACGTCATCCCGGTCAAGGCGGCGAAGCCATAGAGGGCAGGAACGCTTGCGACAGTTGAATCGAGGACGTAAACGATAGCAGTCGCGGCGGCAACCCCTTGCAATGCACCGATTGGTAAAATCAATGAAAGTTTACCAACGAGGAAGCGCCATGATAACGTCTCTCCGTGTGCTGGACGAATTTGATAGACCGAAGAGAACATCAACGCACCTGCGAATAACGCGATACTTAAGATATAAGCAGACAATCCAGAACCGTAGTTACTAACGGTCGAGTAGTCATGTTCTTTTAATACGACAGGCTCAGCGAGCATGTTGTCGCGATCGTTCGAAGGTTTGACCGTCGCATCTTTTGCACCTTTTCCAAGCTCATCTTTCAACGTTTTTGCCCCGTCAGCGAGTTTGGAGTTACCATCTGCTAAACGTGAAGCACCGTCTGTCAATTGACCGGCCCCAGATGAGAGTGCTACCGCACCGTCTGTCAGTTGACCAAGTCCTGAGTTCAGGCTTCCCATTGCCGTACTGGCATCGTTTGTACCAGTCGCAATTTTTTGGGCACCGGCAGTTAACTGTGTACTACCGTCAGCTGCTTTATGAACACCATCTGTATACGTCGTTAAACCTTGGTTGAAATCAGTTTGACCTTGTTCCAAGTCTTTTGCACCTGAAAGCAGTTTGTTTTGACCTTGTTCCAAATCTTTTGCGCCTGAAAGTAATTTTACTAGACCATCATCAAGTTGCGAGACGGCAGATGCGATGCTTTGTCCACCGACTGCTAACTGATTAATTTTATCTGTCGCATTGTTGGCAGCAGCAAGACTAGCATCGAGAGCCGTTTCTTGTTGCGCGAGACTCTGAACATTCTGTTCCATCGTCGCAATCGATTCAAGTAACGTACTTTTTTCTTCTTCCGATAAATTCTCAGAAGAAGAAATGACCCCCTTGATTGTCGCGACATTAGCTTCAATTGCTTCACGTCGATCGCTTAAATCTTGTTTTAAAGTTGCAGCGGCACTGTTCAAGTTTGTAATCGTCGCATCAACTTCCTGTGCTTTTTCATTCAGTTGATTGAGTCCGGCATTAAATTTCGGAAGATTGCTATCTAACTCTGATGCACCAGCAGAAGCACTCTCAATACCTTGACGCAGTTGAGTTGATCCGGCAGAAGCCGATTCAAGACCTTGACGAAGTTTAGTAGAACCAGCTTGCAGGTCAGTTGATCCTTTAATGAGTTTACCGCTATTGTCATCCAGTTGGTTCAGACCACTCGATAACTCACCAGATTTCTCAGCGAGCGTCTGAGCACCATCGTTAAGTGTGTTGAGACCTGTCGAGAGTTGAGACGAACCATCCGCTGCCTTTGCTAAGT from the Exiguobacterium oxidotolerans JCM 12280 genome contains:
- a CDS encoding YhgE/Pip domain-containing protein — its product is MFRSEWKKLKSPMMVIVILAIILVPFLYNSIFLSAFWDPYGQTEDIKVAIVNEDKTIKYEGEKIDIGDQFIKKLKKNDDFDWQFLSSKEAEKQLRSGEIYMTVVIPKNFSKNATTLLDEHPKKIELEYYLNPAKNYSGTQISSNAAKQLNEKIRKSVTKQYSSAIFGALKKIAQGLEDASEGSSKLEDGANKTTDGAKTLTTNLGKLTDGTNDLSTNLAKAADGSSQLSTGLNTLNDGAQTLAEKSGELSSGLNQLDDNSGKLIKGSTDLQAGSTKLRQGLESASAGSTQLRQGIESASAGASELDSNLPKFNAGLNQLNEKAQEVDATITNLNSAAATLKQDLSDRREAIEANVATIKGVISSSENLSEEEKSTLLESIATMEQNVQSLAQQETALDASLAAANNATDKINQLAVGGQSIASAVSQLDDGLVKLLSGAKDLEQGQNKLLSGAKDLEQGQTDFNQGLTTYTDGVHKAADGSTQLTAGAQKIATGTNDASTAMGSLNSGLGQLTDGAVALSSGAGQLTDGASRLADGNSKLADGAKTLKDELGKGAKDATVKPSNDRDNMLAEPVVLKEHDYSTVSNYGSGLSAYILSIALFAGALMFSSVYQIRPAHGETLSWRFLVGKLSLILPIGALQGVAAATAIVYVLDSTVASVPALYGFAALTGMTFITLLFALTMLFGRVGQFAAFLLLLLQIGGSGGTFPVEMTPSFFQYIHPFLPMTYSVSGFREALGLGVTDALASNSLVLGSILAGALVLVFVGALSAKRILLSTKARKAHDAA
- a CDS encoding TetR/AcrR family transcriptional regulator, which produces MTQLEKEQVILNAAMDCFSELGYKGTTIERVAKRAHVGKPTVYQLFESKLDLFESLVTFVLQEMRTEAENAYVEGASVEANKQAMIDAIVNHQQQHLFILKITEETHNLKLQEMQELRTRIEKHVVDYIKNLLETRLGLDVSSSGIPIDVTAFLLFRTYIALIAEWPLIGDELDLKIISQAMLKLL
- a CDS encoding metallophosphoesterase family protein — translated: MKFALITDIHGNASALEAVLAILHRDQEIETIYCLGDLVGIGAQTNEVIDLIRSDKKIQTISGNHDENVLALLNGERYPDSYLHAKAHHSWVANQLTAENRVFLGRLPRTISKVVESRRILFTHYAYRDVRAMIGEEPLRSTIDGNKETLPQLFADTSATLICFGHHHPRQFVQVNGTTYVNPGALGCQPEAIAPFAVVSGDSENWDVEFMDVPYDDAAYLESFNASDMPSKELLRKLFLGGRS